GCTCGAAGAAGTTGGCGAGTTCCTGGACGTCCTGGAGGGCCATGAACGGGAACGGGTTCGCGCTCCCGTAGCGGGGCGCGATGCCGAGCGTGACGAGCCGCTGGTCGGCGCAGTGCTCGAGGTAGCGGCGCACGTCGTCGCGGTGGAGGCCGAGGACGCCGCTGCTGAGGAGGTCGTCGGCGAAGGCGAGCTCGCACTCGATCGCCTCCCCCATCATCTCGACGACGGCGCGCTCGAGGTCCGCGTCGAAGAGCTCCGGCTCCTCGGCGCGGATCACGCGCACGGCCTCGAACGCGAAGGCCATGTGCGCGCTCTCGTCGCGGAACACCCAGTTGGTCCCGGCCGCGAGGCCGTGGAGGAGGCCGCGCGAGCGGAGGAAGTAGACGTACGCGAAGGCGGCGAAGAAGAAGAGGCCCTCGATGCACGCGGCGAAGCAGATGAGGTTGAGGAGGAAGCGGCGCCGCTCGGCGACGGTGAGCAGCGCGTCGACGTCGCGGACGCTGTCCATCCACTTCGCGCAGAACGCGGCCTTGCGGCGGATCGATGGGATGGTCTCCACCGCGGCGAAGGACTCGGCGCGCTCCTCGGGCGAGGGGAGGTAAGTGTCGAGGAGCGTCAGGTAGAACTGGACGTGGAGCGCCTCCTCGTAGAGCTGGCGCGAGAGGTACATGCGCGCCTCGGGCGCGTTGAGGTGGCGGTAGAGGTTCAGGACGAGGTTGTTCGAGACGATCGAGTCGCCGGTCGCGAAGAACGCGACGAGGCGCTTCACGAGGTGGCGGTCCCCGTCGCTCATCCGATCGGTGAGGTCGGCGACGTCGGTGGAGAAGTCGACCTCCTCGACCGTCCACGTGTTCCGGATCGCTGCGCGGTACATCTCGTAGAACACCGGGTAGCGCATCGGGCGGAGCGTGAGGTCGAGGCCCGGGTCGAGGAGGCTCACTGGCACGCCTCGCAGCTCGCGGGGTTCTCGAGGGCGCACGCGGCCGCGGCGCGGGTGGTCTTCGCGATGCGCGTCGCGGGGCGGGAGCGCAGGTAGTAGGTCGTCTTCAGCCCGCGCCTCCACGCGTACATGTACATCGACGAAAGCGCCTCGAGCGTCGGGCTCTCCATGAACAGGTTGAGCGACTGGCTCTGGTCGATGAACGGGCCGCGCGCGGCGGCGAGATCGATGAGCGTCTTCTGCGAGAGCTCCCAGGCCGTCCGGTAGAGGCGGCGCACGCCCGCGGGCAGCTCGCCGAGCGCCTGCACCGATCCGTCCGCGTCCCGCAGCCGCGCACGCGTCTCGTCGGTCCAGAGGCCGAGGGCGCGGAGGTCCTCGACGAGGTGGCGGT
This window of the Sandaracinaceae bacterium genome carries:
- a CDS encoding ribonucleotide-diphosphate reductase subunit beta, with the protein product MSLLDPGLDLTLRPMRYPVFYEMYRAAIRNTWTVEEVDFSTDVADLTDRMSDGDRHLVKRLVAFFATGDSIVSNNLVLNLYRHLNAPEARMYLSRQLYEEALHVQFYLTLLDTYLPSPEERAESFAAVETIPSIRRKAAFCAKWMDSVRDVDALLTVAERRRFLLNLICFAACIEGLFFFAAFAYVYFLRSRGLLHGLAAGTNWVFRDESAHMAFAFEAVRVIRAEEPELFDADLERAVVEMMGEAIECELAFADDLLSSGVLGLHRDDVRRYLEHCADQRLVTLGIAPRYGSANPFPFMALQDVQELANFFERRVSAYQVGVAGEVVFDAKF